One window from the genome of Mumia sp. ZJ1417 encodes:
- a CDS encoding ROK family transcriptional regulator, producing the protein MIERTTLPGEARTMPPLRQRPARRATDKVLPADTRRHHLSLLLQCLADEGSLSRADLARATSLTRVTVSDLVTELLADGLVAELGTKPGARPGKPATLLGLVSDAVLIAALDLSDDTILRGALMDLEGQIVARDSAALGDARGEDAVDLVVALVRSLVDASPRPVLGVGIGTPGVVDHRGVVRQAPNLGWYELPLAEIVSDRVGLPVSIANDANIAALAECTFGAGNADGLLLVAIGLGVGGGILMDGAMLGGPLLSAGEVGHVVVEPGGTPCACGNRGCLETVLAIPRLRDRLADAAPNAADAELRTVGTTLGTVLAPIVTTLGITDVVLYGPVELLDGPLLEAVRAAVVERSMPVVAENLDVRMASLARDVVLTGAAAQVRFAQLGVV; encoded by the coding sequence GTGATCGAGCGGACCACCCTCCCCGGCGAAGCCCGGACGATGCCTCCCCTGCGGCAGCGTCCAGCCCGCCGCGCGACCGACAAGGTGCTGCCCGCCGACACCCGGCGGCACCACCTCTCGCTGCTCCTGCAGTGCCTCGCAGACGAGGGGTCGCTCAGTCGCGCCGACCTCGCGCGCGCCACGTCCCTGACCCGCGTCACCGTCTCCGACCTGGTCACCGAGCTCCTTGCCGACGGTCTCGTCGCCGAGCTCGGCACCAAGCCCGGTGCTCGTCCCGGCAAGCCTGCAACCCTGCTCGGTCTCGTCTCCGACGCGGTGCTCATCGCCGCGCTCGACCTCTCCGACGACACGATCCTCCGCGGCGCGCTCATGGATCTCGAAGGTCAGATCGTCGCGCGAGACAGCGCCGCGCTCGGTGACGCCCGGGGCGAGGACGCCGTCGACCTCGTCGTCGCGCTGGTCCGCTCCCTCGTCGACGCTTCCCCGCGTCCCGTCCTGGGAGTCGGCATCGGCACCCCCGGCGTCGTCGACCACCGAGGCGTCGTCCGTCAGGCCCCCAACCTCGGCTGGTACGAGCTCCCGCTCGCCGAGATCGTCAGCGACCGCGTCGGCCTGCCGGTGTCGATCGCGAACGACGCGAACATCGCCGCCCTCGCCGAGTGCACCTTCGGCGCCGGCAACGCCGACGGACTCCTGCTCGTCGCCATCGGCCTCGGCGTCGGTGGCGGCATCCTCATGGACGGCGCGATGCTCGGCGGCCCGCTGCTGTCGGCCGGCGAGGTCGGCCACGTGGTCGTCGAGCCCGGCGGCACCCCGTGCGCCTGCGGCAACCGCGGCTGCCTCGAGACGGTGCTCGCGATCCCTCGCCTCCGTGACCGCCTCGCCGACGCGGCGCCCAACGCCGCCGACGCGGAGCTGCGCACGGTCGGCACGACGCTGGGGACCGTCCTCGCTCCCATCGTCACCACCCTCGGCATCACCGATGTCGTGCTCTACGGCCCCGTCGAGCTGCTGGACGGCCCCCTCCTGGAGGCAGTCCGCGCTGCGGTGGTCGAACGGAGCATGCCGGTCGTCGCCGAGAACCTTGACGTGCGGATGGCCTCGCTCGCGCGGGACGTCGTCCTCACGGGTGCAGCGGCTCAGGTCCGCTTCGCCCAGCTAGGGGTGGTCTGA
- a CDS encoding extracellular solute-binding protein has translation MKNLTRLAALGVASALALTACGSDSGDDSAPGTQVVKLWLAGETDTPEDLTKWLEKEYEAQNEGTDLKIERIDWGQLIPRLQTALSDENQTPDVFEVGNTQAATFTSVGAFTDLTDKVSDLGDTIAPESFVEAGSYDGKQFALPYYWGSRYVFYSKKAFADAGITPPKTLAEFNKAAVTLKAKGGKDYSGFWVPGQDWRNGISWLFANGGDIAAQEGDSWVGKLSSPESVKGLEEWKNLSDNASAAPKDGLDAEAWVPYNNGEAAMFMAPGWARWSVPEEMATDLGGFALPGTDGNAAPVFAGGSNIGISAKSKKQDEAYALLKLIYSDEYQTMLAENGLGPANPEFTAKMGDDEFAQASIAAASNSKLTPTSPHWTEVETTQVMEEFFGKLAGGEDVAKTAKEYDAKLEAILNK, from the coding sequence ATGAAGAATCTGACTCGACTGGCGGCGCTGGGTGTGGCTTCCGCACTCGCCCTCACCGCCTGCGGCTCCGACTCCGGCGACGACTCCGCGCCGGGCACCCAGGTCGTCAAGCTCTGGCTCGCCGGCGAGACCGACACGCCCGAGGACCTGACCAAGTGGCTCGAGAAGGAGTACGAGGCCCAGAACGAGGGCACCGACCTCAAGATCGAGCGCATCGACTGGGGCCAGCTGATCCCGCGACTGCAGACCGCACTGAGCGACGAGAACCAGACGCCCGACGTCTTCGAGGTCGGCAACACGCAGGCGGCGACCTTCACATCGGTCGGCGCGTTCACCGACCTCACCGACAAGGTGAGCGACCTCGGCGACACCATCGCGCCGGAGAGCTTCGTCGAGGCCGGCTCGTACGACGGCAAGCAGTTCGCCCTTCCTTACTACTGGGGCTCGCGCTACGTCTTCTACAGCAAGAAGGCCTTCGCCGACGCCGGCATCACGCCGCCGAAGACTCTCGCCGAGTTCAACAAGGCCGCGGTCACGCTCAAGGCCAAGGGCGGCAAGGACTACTCGGGCTTCTGGGTTCCCGGCCAGGACTGGCGCAACGGCATCTCGTGGCTGTTCGCCAACGGTGGCGACATCGCCGCCCAGGAGGGTGACAGCTGGGTCGGCAAGCTCTCCTCCCCCGAGAGCGTCAAGGGCCTCGAGGAGTGGAAGAACCTCTCCGACAACGCCAGCGCCGCCCCGAAGGACGGGCTCGACGCCGAGGCGTGGGTTCCGTACAACAACGGCGAGGCCGCGATGTTCATGGCGCCGGGTTGGGCACGCTGGAGCGTCCCCGAGGAGATGGCCACCGACCTGGGCGGCTTTGCACTGCCGGGCACTGACGGCAACGCCGCGCCGGTGTTCGCGGGCGGCTCCAACATCGGCATCTCGGCCAAGTCCAAGAAGCAGGACGAGGCGTACGCGCTGCTGAAGCTCATCTACAGCGACGAGTACCAGACGATGCTCGCCGAGAACGGTCTCGGCCCGGCGAACCCGGAGTTCACGGCCAAGATGGGTGACGACGAGTTCGCTCAGGCGTCGATCGCGGCTGCCTCGAACTCCAAGCTGACCCCGACTTCCCCGCACTGGACCGAGGTCGAGACGACGCAGGTGATGGAGGAGTTCTTCGGCAAGCTCGCCGGCGGCGAGGACGTCGCGAAGACCGCCAAGGAGTACGACGCGAAGCTCGAGGCCATCCTCAACAAGTAG
- a CDS encoding carbohydrate ABC transporter permease, whose translation MTYDAPPTETEADPPPLRNRRRRPAPYLLLVPALLTLALGLGYPLVRQILMSFQEFGLAQQFGTAEPGWIGLDNYVHVLTDKTTWLVIARSVAFCFAAASLTMVIGMALALLMRQVSTAARIILQVSLLAAWASPLIASLTVWNWLFDTRYGVVNWLLVKVGFASFDGYSWLANPWTFFLVAGVIVVWMSVPFVAFSLYAALTQVPEETLEASQLDGASRTQRFRFIVLPTIRPVLSIVMLLQIVWDLRLFAQIKYLQGAGGTVSETNLLGTYLYQLGVAQSEYGMASAVAMLMLLLTLVLTFGYVRSLLREERAS comes from the coding sequence ATGACCTACGACGCGCCCCCGACGGAGACTGAGGCGGATCCCCCGCCGCTGCGGAACCGGCGGCGGCGCCCCGCTCCGTACCTCCTGCTCGTCCCTGCGCTGCTCACGCTGGCCCTCGGTCTCGGCTACCCGCTGGTCCGCCAGATCCTCATGTCGTTCCAGGAGTTCGGCCTGGCCCAGCAGTTCGGCACCGCAGAACCGGGCTGGATCGGACTCGACAACTACGTCCACGTCCTCACCGACAAGACGACGTGGCTCGTCATCGCCCGCTCGGTGGCCTTCTGCTTCGCCGCGGCCTCCCTGACGATGGTGATCGGGATGGCGCTCGCGCTGCTGATGCGCCAGGTGTCCACGGCCGCCCGCATCATCTTGCAGGTCTCGCTGCTCGCCGCGTGGGCGAGCCCGCTGATCGCCAGCCTGACGGTGTGGAACTGGCTGTTCGACACCCGCTACGGCGTCGTCAACTGGCTGCTGGTGAAGGTCGGGTTCGCCTCGTTCGACGGCTACTCGTGGCTCGCGAACCCGTGGACCTTCTTCCTCGTCGCCGGCGTGATCGTGGTCTGGATGAGCGTGCCGTTCGTGGCGTTCAGCTTGTACGCGGCGCTGACGCAGGTGCCCGAGGAGACGCTCGAGGCGTCGCAGCTCGACGGCGCCTCGCGGACCCAGCGGTTCCGCTTCATCGTCCTGCCGACGATCCGCCCGGTGCTCTCGATCGTGATGCTGCTGCAAATCGTGTGGGACCTGCGCCTGTTCGCGCAGATCAAGTACCTCCAAGGCGCGGGCGGCACGGTGAGCGAGACGAACCTGCTCGGCACCTACCTCTATCAGCTCGGCGTCGCGCAGAGCGAGTACGGCATGGCCTCTGCCGTGGCGATGCTCATGCTGCTTCTGACACTCGTCCTGACGTTCGGCTACGTCCGTTCGTTGCTGCGTGAGGAGCGCGCGTCATGA
- a CDS encoding carbohydrate ABC transporter permease, with protein sequence MTAPATPTLRRRRPRKGRRLSSAVAILVAAVWAFPVYWMVNSSFQSSSRLRAPDPAWLPFNDEASTDAYGRVVDASFWHSMQLSLTVTVLAVVAGLAFAFLAALAISRFRIRGKGAFIIVILVVQMIPAEALFISQYKMLSGWGLFNTVAGLTLLYLAMILPFTVWMLRGFVAGVPAELEEAAMVDGCSRFRAFFTITFPLLAPGLVASGVYGFLQCWNEITLATVVMDPSNRTIPLWLQGMTTVSNQAIDWPAVMAGATLVAVPVIGLFMFVQNKMTSGMVSGAVKG encoded by the coding sequence ATGACCGCACCCGCTACCCCGACACTCCGCCGTCGCCGTCCTCGCAAGGGCCGCAGGCTCTCCAGCGCCGTCGCGATCCTGGTCGCGGCCGTGTGGGCGTTCCCCGTCTACTGGATGGTCAACAGCTCGTTCCAGAGCAGCAGCCGTCTACGGGCTCCCGACCCGGCGTGGCTCCCGTTCAACGACGAGGCGAGCACGGACGCGTACGGGCGCGTGGTCGACGCGTCGTTCTGGCACTCGATGCAGCTCAGCCTCACCGTCACGGTCCTCGCGGTCGTCGCAGGCCTGGCGTTCGCGTTCCTCGCGGCGCTGGCGATCTCGCGCTTCCGCATCCGCGGCAAGGGCGCGTTCATCATCGTCATCCTCGTCGTGCAGATGATCCCTGCGGAGGCGCTGTTCATCTCGCAGTACAAGATGCTGTCCGGCTGGGGCCTGTTCAACACGGTCGCCGGGCTCACGCTGCTCTACCTCGCGATGATCCTGCCGTTCACGGTGTGGATGCTGCGCGGGTTCGTCGCCGGCGTACCGGCCGAGCTCGAGGAGGCGGCGATGGTGGACGGCTGCAGCCGCTTCCGTGCGTTCTTCACGATCACGTTCCCGCTGCTGGCGCCCGGTCTGGTCGCCTCGGGCGTGTACGGATTCCTCCAGTGCTGGAACGAGATCACTCTCGCGACCGTCGTCATGGACCCGTCCAACCGTACGATCCCACTGTGGCTGCAGGGCATGACGACGGTCTCCAACCAGGCAATCGACTGGCCAGCAGTGATGGCCGGTGCCACACTCGTCGCCGTGCCGGTGATCGGGCTGTTCATGTTCGTCCAGAACAAGATGACCAGCGGCATGGTCTCCGGGGCGGTCAAGGGATGA